The DNA segment CACCGCGCTCGACTGATCACGCGACGGCGGCGAGCCCGACGTAGACGTTCCCGGCGACGATGATCGAACCGACCGCGAGCAGCGAGCCGAACCAGAGACGCCACCCGGGCACGCTCTCGATGAACGCACGCTGAGAGAGGAGGAGGCCGCCGGTGATCGCGACGACAGCAGCCTTGACGACGATCAAAAGCGCCGGGTCGTACGCCAACACCGCGTGGATCCAGGGGTTGGCCTCGCCGCTGATCGAGCCCGTCGCCTCGATCGCCCACAGCGTCGAGACCGCGTCACCGAGCCCCCACACTGCGACGAGCGCAACGACTAGCCCGACGTACCCGGGCAACCGGACGTCGAATTTCGACTGTGATAGCTGTCGGGCCGGCATCGGAGTTACGCTCCGAATAGAGGACTGAAACGGTCATAAATCACATCGTTAAATTCTCAGTATTGATACTTGGAGAGGGTGAGCGAGGAAGCGACCACCTGAAAGAGGACAGCCACACGCCGTCGTCACTCGCTCGCGATCCGGCACCGATCCGGGTAGTCGACGTCGTCGACGGACGTGACCACGGGATCGTCGCCGCAGACCGGACAGTCGGGGTTTCGGCGGATCGGGACCGTCTCCACGTCCATCGCGGCGGCGTCGAAGCTCCACAGTCGACCTTCGAGGGACTCGCCGTACCCGAGGAGGAGTTTGATCACTTCAGTCGCCTGGATCGTCCCGATCAGGCCCGGGACGACGCCGAGGACGCCGGCGGTCGCACAGTCCGGGACGGCACCCTCGGGCGGGGCCTCGGGAAACAGACAGCGGTAGCACGGCGAGTCCGCCCCGCGTTCGAAGGTGGTTACCTGTCCCTCGAAGCGGTAGACGGCACCGTGTGACAGCGGCGTGTCCGTCAACACGCAGGCGTCGTTGAGGAGAAACCGGGCCTGGAAGTTGTCGGTCGCGTCGACGACGACGTCGTAGTCCCCGATCAGATCCAGCACGTTGTCGGGACTGACACGCACCTCGTGTGTCCGGACGGTCACGTCGGGGTTCAACTCGGCGACGAACTCGGCCGCGCTGTCGACTTTCGGCCGATCGATGTCGGACTCGCCGTGGATGACCTGTCGCTGGAGGTTGCTGCGCTCGACCACGTCGTCGTCCGCGACGCCGAGTCGTCCGATGCCGGCGGCCGCGAGGTACTGGATGACCGGCGACCCCAGCCCGCCGGCTCCAACGACGAGCACGGAGCTATCCAGCAGCGCGGCCTGTCCCTCCGGACCGACGTCGTCGAGGATGACGTGGCGGGAGTAGCGATCGAGTTGCGTCTGATCGAGCCCGAGCGACATGAGAGAGAGTTTGCCCCCTGAGGCGAATAAACGACCGGATCGACAGCGGGGGAATTATATTCCTCACAGTTGTACCCGCCCGTATGGACTGTTCCCGGTGCGGGGGCGACCTGGAGGTCTACTCGCTTGGCGAGGAAGAGGCGTACGTGTGCGCCGACTGTGGATTCGTCGACACGCCAGTCGACCACGAGGTATCGACACAGCCGGATCCGGAACCGTGGGAGCGGGCCCTACGGCGGTTCTACGAGAAACACGTCGACGGAGACGCCGCGATCGTCGGTTCAGGTGAGACGGCCGCTCTGGTCGAGATCGACCGTTCCCAGAAGCCCGCTGTCGTGCCGACCGACGACACGGGCGCCGAGCACGCGACGGCGGGGCTGGTCGGCGGTGGAAACGAACGGACGGCGGGCGGAGACGAAGCGGACGGCGAAGACGAGGCGAGTAGCGACCCTGGGGACGAGGAGACTGACGAGGAAGCCGAAACAGGCGACGAAAGCGATGCGGACGGTGGGACTGGCGAGGAAAGCGACGCTGACGACGAGGCCGATGCGAGCGAAGGGACTGGCGAGCAAGCCGAAACAGACGACGAAAGCGACGCGGACGACGGCACCGCGGGCGACGAGCAGGCAGCGTGATCGCTCGGTCGACACTCCCGAAAGCGCGGCCTCGAAACGAAACAGCAGGTGACGGTTAGTCTTCGGCCTCGACGGCTTCGGCGTCCTCTTGCTCTTCTTGCTCGGGCTGTTCCTCGTCGGAGCGGGCGGCGACGAGGCCACCACGGGCGACCGAATACATCGGCTCCTCGACGTGGGAGACACCGCTGATCGAGAACGGAATGTTGGCCTCTTCGAGGTGGCGCTCGAACAGCTCGGTGAACCCGTCGGGGGTCGAGGTGCCGCCAGTAACGACGACCGGCACGTCCAGTCCCTCCTCGACGTCTTCCTCGTCGATCTCGCGCTGGATGAGATCGATGACGTAGTCCAGCAGATTCTCGTAGTAGATGCTGAGTGCGCCTTCGACGCCGCCGACGTCGGTCGTGAAGTCCAGCTCGAAGTCCTCCTCCTTGATCGAGGTGACCTTGTCGACGGGCGTCCCCGTCGCCTGGGCGGCCTGCTCGTCGATCCAGTCGCCACCGCGTGCGACCGAGAACTTCATGACGGGCACCGCGTAGTAGGCCAGACAGACGTTGGTCATCCCGGCACCGAAGCTGATCCCCAGTCCGGTGAAGTCGTTGTCGGCCAGCTCGGAGTAGATGACGGACATCCCCTCGTTGATGGGTTCGGCGTCGTAGCCCATGTCGTCGAGGAAACTCTCGATCGTCTTCTGGTGATACAGCGTCGACAGATCCGAGTCGATCGGATCCGCGGGCGTCGAGAAGTACACCTTCTCGTTGGGATGGTCCGGGGAGCCGACGACCTGCTCGATGATGAGTTTCATCATCGGAATGGCCGACTTCTCGTCACTCGAGAGAATCCCGTGTTTCATCGGCCGCCGGGTCTCCTTGTTGAAGATGTTCGCGAAGTTCAGCGCGTCGTCGCCGACGACGTATACCTTGTCGTCCTTGCGGATGTGGAGTACGTCCGACCGACTGAGCATCTGCTCGGCCATATCGGAGTACTCGATCTCGACGAACGAGTTGCGCTGCTGGACGAAGACAGTCTCGTTGCCTTCCTGCTGTGCCGAAATGATGTTCATTGTGCCGACGTCTAGTCCTTTCGCCATGTTCTGGACAACTATGGGCGGTCTAATAAAACTATGTGAAATGGGCTAAATAGATTATGACTGTAAGTTTCCGCTGGCTGAAATCGGGCGACTGAGACGGTGTACGGCCGTTCTATCGCGAGAGACCGGCCAGGAAAGATTTGATCCGTTCGAGGAGCCCCGCCTCGGACTCCGGGGCCGATGCGGCCGTCTCCTGTTCGTCCTTCCGGCGCTGTCTGAGTTCGTTGAGTTTCGTGGTCTGATCGTCGACCGTCGACTCGGACGTGGCCGTCTTCTTTT comes from the Halapricum desulfuricans genome and includes:
- the ubaA gene encoding SAMP-activating enzyme E1, whose product is MSLGLDQTQLDRYSRHVILDDVGPEGQAALLDSSVLVVGAGGLGSPVIQYLAAAGIGRLGVADDDVVERSNLQRQVIHGESDIDRPKVDSAAEFVAELNPDVTVRTHEVRVSPDNVLDLIGDYDVVVDATDNFQARFLLNDACVLTDTPLSHGAVYRFEGQVTTFERGADSPCYRCLFPEAPPEGAVPDCATAGVLGVVPGLIGTIQATEVIKLLLGYGESLEGRLWSFDAAAMDVETVPIRRNPDCPVCGDDPVVTSVDDVDYPDRCRIASE